One Leifsonia shinshuensis DNA window includes the following coding sequences:
- a CDS encoding ABC transporter substrate-binding protein: MRGRTLAAVAAAVTAAVAVALSGCSASGSSDGTVTLNYWTTTQQTNTEAALKSMIADYEKANPKVKIVVTEKSTDNLKTALRQAAGTSAMPDIFFQWSGLGLGGTYVKQGVTLDLTKYYDKYGWKSRFTNSALGSVTQYGGYQGVPYSADTEGIVYNKTLFQKAGITATPTTYDDLMADNEKLKAAGITPIEFGGSVNWYVMRLLDNQLETKCGATLNDKLTGLKADWSKQSCVTAAFTDLKKWATDYFNPGWTSMSDSQAQTVFYQKKAAMALEGDWFNQFLATNKYDPTSELGLFAFPTGTDRIYGLQTANYVSKTTKNPDAAAKFLDYWSSPAVQQKYSGTFSTIPVVKGVTVTESGAGLAKDFVSLATDAKGQFQNNDQTFPLDVTTEYWRILNGVAGGSIAPADAGKQMQTFIKNR, translated from the coding sequence ATGCGGGGACGCACACTGGCTGCGGTCGCAGCAGCAGTCACTGCCGCAGTCGCAGTCGCCCTGTCCGGTTGTTCCGCGAGCGGAAGCTCGGACGGCACGGTGACCCTGAACTACTGGACGACGACGCAGCAGACCAACACGGAGGCCGCGCTCAAGTCGATGATCGCCGACTACGAGAAGGCGAACCCCAAGGTCAAGATCGTCGTGACCGAGAAGAGCACGGACAACCTGAAGACCGCGCTCCGTCAGGCCGCCGGCACCTCGGCGATGCCCGACATCTTCTTCCAGTGGTCGGGCCTCGGCCTCGGCGGCACCTACGTCAAACAGGGCGTCACGCTCGACCTGACCAAGTACTACGACAAGTACGGCTGGAAGAGCCGGTTCACGAACTCCGCCCTCGGCTCCGTCACCCAGTACGGCGGCTATCAGGGTGTCCCGTACAGCGCAGACACCGAGGGCATCGTCTACAACAAGACGCTGTTCCAGAAGGCCGGCATCACCGCCACCCCCACGACGTACGACGACCTGATGGCCGACAACGAGAAGCTCAAGGCCGCCGGCATCACCCCGATCGAGTTCGGCGGCTCCGTCAACTGGTACGTCATGCGCCTGCTCGACAACCAGCTCGAGACCAAGTGCGGCGCCACCCTGAACGACAAGCTCACCGGTCTCAAGGCCGACTGGTCCAAGCAGTCCTGCGTGACGGCCGCGTTCACCGACCTGAAGAAGTGGGCCACGGACTACTTCAACCCGGGCTGGACCAGCATGAGCGACTCCCAGGCGCAGACGGTGTTCTACCAGAAGAAGGCGGCGATGGCGCTGGAGGGCGACTGGTTCAACCAGTTCCTGGCGACGAACAAGTACGACCCGACCTCCGAGCTCGGCCTGTTCGCCTTCCCGACCGGCACGGACCGCATCTACGGCCTCCAGACCGCGAACTACGTCAGCAAGACCACCAAGAACCCGGACGCCGCGGCGAAGTTCCTGGACTACTGGTCGAGCCCGGCCGTGCAGCAGAAGTACTCCGGCACCTTCTCCACCATCCCGGTGGTCAAGGGCGTGACGGTCACCGAGTCCGGTGCGGGACTGGCGAAGGACTTCGTGTCGCTCGCGACGGACGCCAAGGGCCAGTTCCAGAACAACGACCAGACCTTCCCGCTCGACGTCACCACCGAGTACTGGCGCATCTTGAACGGCGTCGCCGGCGGCTCGATCGCTCCGGCCGACGCCGGCAAGCAGATG
- a CDS encoding sugar-binding transcriptional regulator, with protein MTNVQRPLGTRPLAADKLSLLTKVARMYHERGLRQPEIAEQLNLSQSRVSRLLKEAVDIGVVRTIVVAPAGVHTDLEDRLRSAFGLRDVVVVDSPAEGDEESLLAALGSGGAGYLEASLGADDRIGISSWSSSLLAVLNAMAPRTTRMARQVVQILGGVGNPAAQVKATHLADGLARVTGGEAVYLPLPGIVADPSVVRVLLDDSYTGDAPALWNKLTVALVGIGSLHPSELLRSSGNAISPADESALRASGAVGDVCLRFFDAAGEPIANELDARVIGITTDQLRRTPRRIGVAGGSRKHEAILAAVRGKWVNVLVTDEETADFLLASA; from the coding sequence ATGACCAACGTCCAGCGACCCCTCGGAACGCGCCCGCTGGCCGCCGACAAGCTCTCCCTCCTGACGAAGGTCGCGCGGATGTACCACGAGCGAGGACTGCGGCAGCCGGAGATCGCCGAGCAGCTCAACCTGTCCCAGTCCCGGGTCTCCCGGCTGCTGAAGGAGGCCGTCGACATCGGCGTCGTCCGGACGATCGTCGTCGCGCCCGCCGGCGTGCACACCGACCTCGAGGACCGGCTGCGCTCCGCTTTCGGGCTGCGCGACGTGGTCGTGGTCGACTCCCCCGCCGAAGGCGACGAGGAGTCGCTGCTGGCCGCGCTCGGGAGCGGCGGCGCCGGATACCTGGAGGCCTCTCTCGGGGCCGACGACCGCATCGGGATCTCGTCGTGGTCGTCGTCCCTGCTCGCGGTGCTCAACGCGATGGCGCCGCGGACGACGCGGATGGCCCGGCAGGTCGTGCAGATCCTCGGCGGCGTCGGCAACCCGGCGGCGCAGGTGAAGGCGACCCACCTCGCGGACGGCCTGGCCCGCGTCACCGGGGGCGAGGCGGTATACCTCCCGCTGCCGGGAATCGTCGCGGACCCGTCCGTCGTCCGCGTCCTGCTCGACGACTCCTACACGGGCGACGCGCCCGCGCTGTGGAACAAGCTCACCGTGGCCCTGGTCGGCATCGGCAGCCTCCACCCCTCCGAGCTGCTGCGATCGTCGGGCAACGCGATCTCCCCCGCCGACGAGTCGGCGCTCCGCGCCAGCGGGGCCGTGGGCGATGTCTGCCTCCGGTTCTTCGACGCAGCGGGCGAGCCGATCGCCAACGAGCTCGACGCGCGCGTCATCGGCATCACCACCGACCAGCTGCGGCGCACGCCGCGCCGCATCGGCGTCGCGGGGGGCAGCCGCAAGCACGAGGCGATCCTCGCCGCGGTGCGCGGCAAATGGGTCAACGTGCTGGTCACCGACGAGGAGACCGCGGACTTCCTGCTCGCGTCGGCCTGA
- a CDS encoding nucleoside hydrolase yields the protein MVAPRMRVIIDNDFSGDPDDLFQLVHHVLSPSVEIPFVIGSHLSPTDPFDSSDVQAENAVRIARETLALLGREDDYPVLLGSNVALTSLDTPIRSEAAEAIVAEAMRDDTDLPLYVALGAGFTELASAFLIEPRIADRLTAIWIGGNEHEGLAEPPSGADQVEYNLNIDILAGQVVFNHSSIPVWQVPRNMYRQCLVSYAELEERVRPMGRIGAYMVEAIERVTGMAGRHGFEMGETYALGDSPLVLLTALQSAFQPDSSSSFHVTVPTPTVELDGSYTPNASGRPLRVYTQVDVRLMFEDLFLKLAAFHRANPAL from the coding sequence GTGGTCGCACCTCGGATGCGCGTCATCATCGACAACGACTTCTCGGGAGATCCGGACGACCTGTTCCAGCTCGTCCACCACGTCCTCTCGCCGTCGGTGGAGATCCCGTTCGTCATCGGCTCGCACCTCTCTCCGACCGACCCGTTCGACTCGTCGGACGTGCAGGCCGAGAACGCCGTGCGGATCGCGCGCGAGACGCTGGCGCTCCTCGGGCGCGAGGACGACTACCCCGTCCTGCTCGGCTCGAACGTCGCGCTCACGAGCCTCGACACCCCGATCCGCTCGGAGGCCGCCGAGGCCATCGTCGCCGAGGCGATGCGCGACGACACCGACCTGCCGCTCTATGTGGCGCTCGGCGCGGGCTTCACCGAGCTCGCCAGCGCGTTCCTGATCGAGCCGCGCATCGCCGACCGCCTCACGGCGATCTGGATCGGCGGCAACGAGCACGAGGGCCTCGCCGAGCCCCCGTCCGGCGCCGACCAGGTCGAGTACAACCTCAACATCGACATCCTCGCCGGGCAGGTGGTCTTCAACCACTCGTCGATCCCGGTCTGGCAGGTGCCGCGGAACATGTACCGCCAGTGCCTGGTTTCGTACGCCGAGCTGGAGGAGCGGGTGCGTCCGATGGGCCGCATCGGCGCGTACATGGTGGAGGCCATCGAGCGCGTCACCGGCATGGCCGGCCGTCACGGCTTCGAGATGGGCGAGACCTATGCCCTGGGCGACAGCCCGCTCGTGCTGCTGACCGCGCTCCAGTCGGCCTTCCAGCCCGACTCGTCGTCGAGCTTCCACGTGACCGTCCCGACCCCGACGGTGGAGCTCGACGGCTCGTACACGCCGAACGCGTCCGGTCGCCCGCTGCGTGTCTACACGCAGGTCGACGTGCGGCTGATGTTCGAGGACCTCTTCCTCAAGCTCGCGGCCTTCCACCGGGCGAACCCGGCGCTCTGA
- a CDS encoding LacI family DNA-binding transcriptional regulator, which produces MPRSAAGSRPSMADVARLSDVSTMTVSRYFTGTGYVSDAARQRIASAIEQLGYRPNQSARSLRSQRTNTVGVLSMGPLNYGSAELLTGLSQAAREASFALSIIQLDLDFETPGWKEETTKAVGRLLSIPVDGIVLSTPVLGADELLTDWARAIPVITISERPRTAIATAGTNSYAAGVQATTHLLELGHTAILHVAGPATRNEASERERGYRDAMASAGLEPAVLHEATDWTAASGHRAGRFADPTDFTAVFCANDELALGFLNAMDERGRHAPADFSIVGVDDMPSAAYFLPALTTVRLDFRTLGARTFELLHARITEAAEVPGHFVVEPELVVRRSTVAHAAG; this is translated from the coding sequence ATGCCGAGGTCAGCCGCCGGCTCACGGCCGAGCATGGCCGATGTCGCGCGCCTGTCGGACGTGTCGACCATGACCGTCTCCCGCTACTTCACCGGCACGGGCTACGTGAGCGACGCCGCACGTCAGCGCATCGCCTCCGCCATCGAGCAGCTCGGCTACCGCCCGAACCAGTCGGCGCGCAGCCTCCGGTCGCAGCGGACGAACACCGTCGGCGTGCTCTCGATGGGCCCGCTCAACTACGGCAGCGCCGAGCTGCTGACCGGGCTGAGCCAGGCGGCGCGCGAGGCGTCGTTCGCGCTCTCGATCATCCAGCTCGACCTCGACTTCGAGACGCCCGGCTGGAAGGAGGAGACCACGAAGGCGGTCGGCCGCCTGCTCTCCATCCCGGTGGACGGCATCGTCCTGTCCACACCGGTGCTCGGCGCCGACGAGCTTCTGACCGACTGGGCGCGGGCCATCCCGGTGATCACGATCTCCGAACGGCCCAGGACCGCGATCGCGACGGCCGGGACGAACTCGTATGCGGCCGGAGTCCAGGCGACCACTCATCTCCTGGAGCTCGGTCACACCGCGATCCTGCACGTCGCCGGACCCGCGACGAGGAACGAGGCGTCCGAGCGCGAACGCGGCTACCGCGACGCGATGGCGTCGGCGGGGCTCGAGCCGGCCGTGCTGCACGAGGCGACGGACTGGACGGCCGCCTCGGGTCACCGCGCCGGGCGGTTCGCCGACCCCACGGACTTCACCGCGGTGTTCTGCGCCAACGACGAGCTGGCGCTCGGCTTCCTGAACGCGATGGACGAGCGCGGCCGGCACGCGCCGGCCGACTTCTCCATCGTCGGCGTCGACGACATGCCGTCGGCGGCATACTTCCTGCCTGCGCTGACGACGGTCCGGCTCGACTTCCGCACACTCGGCGCCCGGACGTTCGAGCTCCTGCACGCCCGGATCACGGAGGCCGCCGAGGTGCCGGGGCACTTCGTGGTCGAGCCGGAGCTCGTCGTCCGGCGGTCGACGGTCGCCCACGCGGCCGGCTGA
- a CDS encoding dihydrofolate reductase family protein, giving the protein MRTVVAIENISLDGYADSREGLGFEWTARAYDDEVDRFSNEHVRADVDTAVYGRTTYLGMQGFWGPMLTDPHASPTERSHAVWVDAVTKVVFSRTLPAADWNNSTLVRDDLPSAVADLKRRDGGTIAIYASPTLVHSFLEAGLIDELRLLIHPLTLGGGTPLIPPTTRLTLDLAESRAFPSGAVYTRYRVS; this is encoded by the coding sequence ATGCGCACTGTGGTCGCGATCGAGAACATCTCGCTGGACGGCTACGCCGACTCCCGCGAAGGCCTGGGCTTCGAATGGACCGCCCGCGCCTATGACGACGAGGTGGACCGGTTCTCGAACGAGCACGTCCGCGCCGACGTCGACACGGCGGTGTACGGGCGCACCACCTACCTGGGGATGCAGGGGTTCTGGGGGCCCATGCTGACCGATCCGCACGCCTCCCCCACCGAGCGCAGCCACGCCGTGTGGGTGGACGCCGTGACCAAGGTGGTCTTCTCGCGCACGCTGCCGGCGGCCGACTGGAACAACAGCACGCTGGTGCGGGACGACCTCCCGTCCGCGGTGGCCGACCTGAAGCGGCGCGACGGCGGGACGATCGCGATCTACGCGAGCCCCACGCTCGTGCACTCCTTCCTGGAGGCCGGCCTGATCGACGAGCTGCGGCTGCTCATCCACCCGCTCACCCTGGGCGGCGGCACACCGCTGATCCCGCCGACGACGCGGCTCACGCTCGACCTCGCTGAGTCGCGGGCCTTCCCGAGCGGTGCGGTGTACACGCGCTACCGGGTGTCGTAG
- a CDS encoding YciI family protein — MRFLLLIQNPADRPQPEPDAALGAALAELIDELAEAGALIDTAGLRPPEEGVRVRLSGAALTVRDGPYTETKEFVGGYCLVRAESIGEATEWAKRFLAVHRGDWEMAVEVRALDEE, encoded by the coding sequence ATGCGATTCCTGCTGCTCATCCAGAACCCGGCGGACCGGCCGCAGCCCGAGCCGGACGCCGCGCTCGGCGCCGCCCTCGCTGAGTTGATCGACGAGCTGGCCGAGGCCGGCGCGCTGATCGACACGGCCGGCCTCCGCCCGCCGGAGGAGGGCGTGCGCGTGCGCCTCTCCGGCGCGGCCCTCACGGTCCGCGACGGCCCCTACACCGAGACGAAGGAGTTCGTCGGCGGGTACTGCCTGGTGCGCGCAGAGTCGATCGGTGAGGCGACGGAGTGGGCGAAGCGATTCCTGGCGGTACACCGCGGCGACTGGGAGATGGCCGTGGAGGTGCGGGCGCTGGACGAGGAGTAG
- a CDS encoding VanZ family protein, which translates to MPDQSLTESPRSTRARLESVIVWVVFGLYLVFLLKLLLFSRVPGSERSVNLIPFASIADYLGGPASVRRFAFANVAGNILVFVPLGAYLAFLRRRVRIWSNVLIVAGASVAVEILQGVLAVGASDIDDVILNSLGGLLGVLAVVALRRKARPDRVRTVIAVASVVAVPVLLFLTVVVRLRI; encoded by the coding sequence GTGCCCGACCAGTCCCTGACCGAGTCGCCACGCTCGACGCGGGCGCGGCTGGAGTCCGTCATCGTCTGGGTGGTGTTCGGCCTGTACCTGGTGTTCCTGCTGAAGCTGCTGCTGTTCTCCCGCGTGCCGGGCTCGGAGCGGTCGGTCAACCTGATCCCGTTCGCGAGCATCGCGGACTACCTCGGCGGCCCGGCGAGCGTGCGACGGTTCGCGTTCGCCAACGTCGCCGGGAACATCCTCGTGTTCGTGCCGCTGGGCGCGTATCTGGCGTTCCTGCGGCGCAGGGTACGGATCTGGTCGAACGTGCTGATCGTCGCGGGCGCGAGCGTGGCGGTCGAGATCCTCCAGGGGGTCCTCGCCGTCGGGGCGTCGGACATCGACGACGTCATCCTGAACAGCCTGGGCGGCCTGCTCGGGGTGCTCGCCGTCGTGGCGCTCCGGAGGAAGGCACGGCCCGACCGCGTCCGCACGGTGATCGCGGTCGCGTCGGTCGTCGCGGTGCCGGTGCTGCTCTTCCTCACGGTCGTGGTCAGACTGCGGATCTGA
- a CDS encoding ABC transporter ATP-binding protein — MSDSDVPAAPPALSVDDLVVAYGSRTAVAGIRLRIERGEIFGLLGPNGAGKTSTLSAIEGLLVPRSGRVLVDGVDARQDPLEAKARLGVQLQSSSFQPELSIEQLARLFGGLYGVRLTRERIADDLRAIGLDEESGKRFKQLSGGQQQRLALYVATIHDPLLLLLDEPTAGLDPQSRRALWRRIEALRAAGSSILLTTHSMEEAQAVCDRVAIIDHGALLTVGTPADLIAKHRDDPRVREVAHGDVTLEDVFIGLTGSEIRD, encoded by the coding sequence ATGAGCGATTCAGACGTGCCGGCGGCGCCGCCGGCCTTGAGCGTGGACGACCTGGTGGTCGCCTACGGCAGCCGCACCGCGGTCGCGGGCATCCGGCTCCGCATCGAGCGCGGCGAGATCTTCGGGCTGCTCGGGCCGAACGGCGCTGGCAAGACGAGCACGCTGAGCGCGATCGAGGGGCTCCTGGTCCCGCGCTCCGGCCGGGTGCTGGTGGACGGCGTCGATGCCCGGCAGGACCCCCTGGAAGCGAAGGCGCGGCTCGGCGTGCAGCTGCAGTCCTCCAGCTTCCAGCCGGAGTTGAGCATCGAGCAGCTGGCGCGGCTCTTCGGCGGCCTGTACGGCGTCCGGCTCACGCGCGAGCGGATCGCGGACGACCTGCGCGCGATCGGGCTGGATGAGGAGTCGGGCAAGCGGTTCAAGCAGCTCTCCGGCGGCCAGCAGCAGCGGCTCGCGCTCTACGTCGCGACCATCCACGACCCGCTGCTCCTGCTGCTGGACGAGCCGACCGCCGGGCTCGACCCGCAGTCGCGGCGGGCGCTCTGGCGGCGCATCGAGGCGTTGCGCGCGGCGGGCAGCAGCATCCTGCTCACCACGCACTCGATGGAGGAGGCCCAGGCCGTGTGCGACCGGGTCGCGATCATCGACCACGGCGCGCTGCTCACGGTCGGGACGCCGGCCGACCTGATCGCCAAGCACCGGGACGACCCGCGCGTGCGGGAGGTCGCCCACGGCGACGTCACGCTGGAGGACGTCTTCATCGGCCTGACCGGGAGTGAGATCCGTGACTGA
- a CDS encoding ABC transporter permease, translating into MTDAPAPTTAAFRPPVGLALGSLLRADLLVLLRSRVSAILSILLPIIIIVFTTFGKAQTRLGGSGEIIGLALSIGLITSCLLGYSLTLARDREVGVLQRLRVSPAPTWTIMTSRLTIQVAANLVGSLAVIIVGAILHHLSLSPLQYVLLLATAVLGAAVFLALGQALVALVRTTGAINAIGRILFIVLLLTGLLGGSGVLGDTMQSIADWTPVGALMILFSDVVSAAAWSGQDTNALLACVGYVVVFTFIGIRWFRWESH; encoded by the coding sequence GTGACTGACGCACCCGCACCGACCACCGCCGCGTTCCGCCCGCCGGTCGGGCTCGCGCTCGGCTCGCTGCTGCGCGCCGACCTGCTCGTGCTGCTGCGCAGCCGCGTGTCCGCGATCCTCAGCATCCTGCTGCCGATCATCATCATCGTGTTCACCACCTTCGGAAAGGCACAGACCCGGCTGGGCGGCTCGGGCGAGATCATCGGCCTCGCCCTGAGCATCGGCCTGATCACCTCGTGCCTGCTCGGCTACAGCCTCACCCTCGCCCGCGACCGGGAGGTCGGTGTGCTGCAGCGGCTGCGGGTCAGCCCGGCGCCCACCTGGACGATCATGACCAGCCGGCTGACCATCCAGGTCGCCGCGAACCTCGTCGGGTCGCTCGCGGTCATCATCGTCGGCGCGATCCTGCACCACCTCAGCCTCAGCCCATTGCAGTACGTGCTGCTGCTCGCGACCGCGGTGCTCGGCGCCGCGGTGTTCCTGGCGCTGGGGCAGGCGCTCGTCGCGCTGGTCCGGACGACCGGCGCGATCAACGCGATCGGCCGCATCCTGTTCATCGTCCTGCTGCTCACGGGGCTGCTCGGCGGCAGCGGCGTGCTCGGCGACACCATGCAGTCGATCGCGGACTGGACGCCGGTCGGCGCGCTGATGATCCTGTTCTCGGACGTCGTGAGCGCGGCGGCGTGGAGCGGGCAGGACACGAACGCGCTTCTGGCCTGCGTCGGCTACGTGGTGGTGTTCACCTTCATCGGGATCCGGTGGTTCCGGTGGGAGTCGCACTGA
- a CDS encoding SMP-30/gluconolactonase/LRE family protein, producing the protein MTGPAILQAEVAVEAAAEHAEGPLWDDRDGTLLWVDQYRGIVRRAKPTDGALVEESPFDLGMAVGAIVPDRASTDDGWLVAAGAGFHRLDRRGLLTPIADVLPADGLRRRMNDGKLDPLGRFWAGTMAYDKTPGAGALYRLDGDTPRLMLDGVTISNGLAWTPDGGALFYIDTPTRTVRRFTVDGDTLRDGEVVVRIPPEQGAPDGMCVDADGCLWVALWGGGAVHRYDTAGRLLARVEVAAAQVSSCCFGGPDGATLYITTSAEDYDTADLARDPNAGRIFSATPTGTTGSR; encoded by the coding sequence GTGACCGGGCCGGCGATCCTGCAGGCAGAGGTCGCCGTGGAGGCCGCTGCCGAGCACGCCGAGGGACCGCTCTGGGACGACCGCGACGGCACGCTGCTCTGGGTCGACCAGTACCGCGGGATCGTCCGCCGCGCGAAGCCGACGGACGGCGCCCTCGTGGAGGAGTCGCCCTTCGACCTCGGAATGGCGGTCGGCGCGATCGTGCCCGACCGCGCGAGCACCGACGACGGCTGGCTGGTCGCCGCCGGCGCCGGCTTCCACCGCCTCGACCGGCGCGGCCTCCTCACCCCGATCGCGGACGTCCTCCCCGCCGACGGCCTGCGCCGGCGCATGAACGACGGCAAGCTCGACCCCCTGGGCCGGTTCTGGGCGGGCACGATGGCGTACGACAAGACCCCGGGCGCGGGTGCGCTCTACCGCCTGGACGGCGACACGCCCCGCCTCATGCTCGACGGCGTGACCATCTCCAACGGCCTCGCCTGGACGCCCGACGGCGGCGCCCTCTTCTACATCGACACCCCCACGCGGACGGTCCGCCGCTTCACGGTCGACGGGGACACCCTCCGCGACGGCGAGGTGGTCGTCCGCATCCCGCCCGAGCAGGGCGCCCCCGACGGGATGTGCGTCGACGCCGACGGCTGCCTCTGGGTCGCGCTCTGGGGCGGCGGCGCCGTGCACCGTTACGACACCGCCGGCCGGCTGCTCGCGCGCGTGGAGGTCGCCGCCGCGCAGGTGTCGAGCTGCTGCTTCGGCGGCCCGGACGGCGCGACGCTCTACATCACGACCTCGGCCGAGGACTACGACACCGCTGACCTCGCGCGCGACCCGAACGCCGGGAGGATCTTCAGTGCGACTCCCACCGGAACCACCGGATCCCGATGA
- a CDS encoding SDR family NAD(P)-dependent oxidoreductase, which produces MLIDFAGQVVIVSGGGRGIGRGLVERFVAENATVVALDLAFDDQDDDGALAGVRKLQCDVTDTASVRAAIDAVESEFGRIDVLVNNAGINVEGEVESLDPARWRACFDVNVFGVFALSQAVIPAMKRAGRGRIVNAASFAAIIPSVGAAAYGASKAAVVQFTRVLASELGPWNITVNAYAPGMIPTAMNGFADLPEARQNRLLDTLSLRRWERPEDVADLVCFLASDYAGYLTGALIDVSGGKFATQMPNVAHERAAL; this is translated from the coding sequence ATGCTCATCGATTTCGCCGGGCAGGTCGTCATCGTCAGCGGGGGAGGCCGCGGCATCGGGCGCGGGCTGGTGGAGCGGTTCGTCGCCGAGAACGCCACCGTCGTCGCCCTCGACCTCGCGTTCGACGACCAGGACGACGACGGCGCGCTCGCGGGCGTGCGCAAGCTTCAGTGCGACGTCACCGACACCGCCTCCGTTCGCGCCGCGATCGACGCCGTCGAGAGCGAGTTCGGCCGCATCGACGTCCTCGTGAACAACGCGGGCATCAACGTGGAGGGCGAGGTCGAGTCGCTCGACCCTGCGCGCTGGCGGGCCTGTTTCGACGTCAACGTGTTCGGGGTGTTCGCCCTCTCGCAGGCCGTGATCCCGGCCATGAAGCGGGCCGGGCGCGGACGGATCGTCAACGCGGCCTCCTTCGCGGCGATCATCCCGAGCGTCGGCGCGGCTGCCTACGGCGCGTCCAAGGCGGCGGTCGTGCAGTTCACGCGCGTGCTCGCCTCCGAGCTCGGCCCCTGGAACATCACGGTCAACGCCTATGCGCCCGGCATGATCCCGACCGCGATGAACGGCTTCGCCGACCTCCCGGAGGCCCGTCAGAACCGCCTGCTCGACACCCTGTCGCTGCGCCGCTGGGAGCGTCCGGAGGACGTCGCCGACCTGGTCTGCTTCCTCGCGAGCGACTACGCCGGCTACCTCACCGGCGCGCTGATCGACGTGTCCGGCGGCAAGTTCGCCACCCAGATGCCGAACGTCGCGCACGAGCGGGCCGCGCTGTGA
- a CDS encoding SDR family oxidoreductase, whose protein sequence is MGSSADGRVVWITGAGSGIGRAAAIEAAAAGWRVALTGRREAALEATADAVREAGGSALVLPGDATSDPVVRASLERIDATWGRLDALVLAAGLNAPERRWADHDLPTFDEIVRVNLTGPAHLVTEALPLLRASGGVVVFVSSYSAWAFNPIAGVAYSASKAGLSALSRTLNAQEAVAGVRSCHLCPGDVNTDFLGHRPQVPSDDARAVMLQPADVARSIRFVLEAPAHVRFDELVVSPVSQT, encoded by the coding sequence ATGGGTTCTTCCGCGGACGGGCGCGTGGTGTGGATCACCGGCGCGGGCAGCGGGATCGGCCGGGCCGCGGCCATCGAGGCGGCGGCGGCCGGCTGGCGGGTGGCGCTGACCGGGCGCAGGGAGGCGGCGCTGGAGGCGACCGCGGACGCCGTGCGGGAGGCGGGCGGCTCCGCGCTGGTGCTGCCCGGCGACGCGACCTCCGATCCGGTTGTGCGCGCCTCCCTCGAACGGATCGACGCGACCTGGGGCCGCCTGGACGCGCTCGTGCTCGCCGCCGGCCTGAACGCGCCGGAGCGCCGCTGGGCCGACCACGACCTCCCGACCTTCGACGAGATCGTGCGCGTGAATCTGACGGGCCCGGCGCACCTGGTGACGGAAGCGCTGCCGCTGCTGCGCGCCTCCGGCGGCGTCGTCGTGTTCGTGTCGTCGTACTCCGCCTGGGCGTTCAACCCGATCGCGGGCGTCGCCTACAGCGCGAGCAAGGCCGGGCTGTCGGCGTTGAGCCGCACCCTCAACGCGCAGGAGGCCGTGGCCGGCGTGCGGTCGTGCCACCTCTGCCCCGGCGACGTGAACACGGACTTCCTCGGCCACCGCCCGCAGGTGCCGTCGGACGACGCGCGCGCGGTGATGCTGCAGCCTGCGGACGTGGCCCGCAGCATCCGGTTCGTGCTGGAGGCCCCGGCGCACGTGCGGTTCGACGAGCTGGTGGTGTCGCCGGTGTCGCAGACGTGA
- a CDS encoding FadR/GntR family transcriptional regulator, producing MSAAAASAPSPDGGRAYRRVLDQLGRSIIAGDLPAGRVVNVEWAMERTGASRSVVREATRVLVSLGLLVARQRVGLTVTASDAWDALDGDVVRWRLDSADHDAQIAELLDLRLAVEPAAARAAATRRTLEQAAALAAAARELADAAARRDAAAFFEADASFHSQVIAASGNRMFVRLQAVLREALRERTPHAPVRWRDAPADARLHAEVAAAIQGREAEVAEEVMGRIVRGD from the coding sequence GTGAGCGCGGCTGCTGCGTCTGCGCCCTCCCCCGACGGCGGCCGGGCGTATCGGCGCGTCCTCGACCAGCTCGGCCGGTCGATCATCGCGGGCGACCTCCCGGCCGGCCGCGTGGTGAACGTCGAATGGGCGATGGAGCGCACCGGCGCCTCCCGCAGCGTGGTGCGCGAGGCGACCCGCGTGCTCGTGTCGCTCGGCCTCCTGGTCGCCCGCCAGCGGGTCGGCCTGACCGTGACCGCGAGCGACGCGTGGGACGCCCTCGACGGCGACGTCGTCCGCTGGCGCCTCGACTCGGCGGACCACGACGCGCAGATCGCGGAACTCCTCGATCTGAGGCTCGCGGTCGAGCCCGCCGCGGCGCGGGCAGCGGCGACCCGGCGCACCCTGGAGCAGGCCGCGGCGCTGGCCGCGGCCGCCCGCGAGTTGGCCGACGCAGCCGCGCGCCGGGACGCCGCCGCCTTCTTCGAGGCGGACGCGTCGTTCCACAGCCAGGTGATCGCGGCGAGCGGCAACCGGATGTTCGTGCGGCTTCAGGCGGTGCTGCGGGAGGCGCTGCGCGAGCGGACCCCGCACGCGCCGGTGCGCTGGCGGGACGCGCCGGCGGACGCGCGGCTGCACGCCGAGGTGGCTGCGGCCATCCAGGGTCGGGAGGCGGAGGTCGCGGAGGAGGTCATGGGGCGGATCGTGCGTGGGGATTGA